Proteins encoded in a region of the candidate division WOR-3 bacterium genome:
- a CDS encoding sialidase family protein: MVYTRARFERRAAVVLLTAACATFALADWLPEVRLTDNPSNVSTLGSGSRSICAAGDVVNVVWKDDRAGNDDIYAIRSVDGGATWLAEQPLTSDEEVSQHAAIACDGNLVVVVWEDYRDTNPEIYYKVSHDGGASWGQDSRLTVDEASSANPCVAVWGQTIHVVWQDSRDGGPELVYYARSDNAGGSWTPAMRMDPRDNGSWTASVAVWDTMVHIVWNGFDESSTYPAVYHVSSFDRGNTWDPVKRLSDANSTQLFPMVSAWGSQVHAVWQDSRNNTRIYHRRSDDGGRNWNEETIVSAGEFFMTIPSLAVVGQNVHVAFHDSRNGNGDIYYQRSTDGGNTWYNEDYQLTTNEEDQAFVSVAAAGTAVHAVWTDARHLTDLEVYYRRDPSGSWLQDSPGHGRPALALHPNPFVGMTQVPGRENECFVAFDLAGNRVGRYTGAGIGADLGPGVYFLRNTTGTVEARMVKMR; this comes from the coding sequence TGGCTGCCTGAGGTTCGACTGACCGATAATCCCAGCAACGTCTCAACGCTGGGCAGTGGCTCGCGCTCGATCTGCGCTGCCGGCGATGTGGTCAACGTGGTCTGGAAGGACGACCGTGCCGGCAACGATGACATCTATGCGATTCGTTCCGTTGATGGTGGCGCCACGTGGCTGGCCGAGCAACCGCTCACGAGCGACGAGGAGGTTTCTCAGCACGCCGCCATCGCCTGCGACGGCAACCTGGTTGTGGTCGTCTGGGAGGACTACCGGGACACGAATCCGGAAATCTACTACAAGGTCTCGCACGACGGCGGCGCGAGTTGGGGTCAGGACAGTCGCCTCACAGTGGACGAGGCCAGCTCGGCCAATCCGTGCGTGGCGGTCTGGGGTCAGACTATTCACGTGGTCTGGCAGGACAGCCGGGACGGCGGGCCGGAACTCGTGTACTACGCTCGCTCCGACAACGCCGGCGGCAGTTGGACCCCGGCGATGAGGATGGACCCCCGCGACAACGGCTCCTGGACAGCGTCGGTGGCGGTCTGGGACACGATGGTGCACATCGTCTGGAACGGCTTTGATGAGAGCAGCACGTATCCGGCCGTGTACCACGTGAGTTCGTTTGACCGCGGCAATACCTGGGACCCGGTGAAGCGGCTGTCTGACGCGAACAGCACTCAGCTCTTCCCGATGGTGTCCGCCTGGGGAAGCCAGGTTCACGCCGTCTGGCAGGATTCGCGCAACAATACCCGCATCTACCACAGGCGGTCAGACGACGGCGGTCGGAACTGGAATGAAGAAACGATTGTCTCGGCCGGCGAGTTCTTTATGACGATTCCGTCGCTTGCGGTTGTGGGCCAGAATGTCCACGTCGCCTTCCACGACAGCCGCAACGGCAACGGTGACATCTACTACCAGCGCTCCACCGACGGCGGCAATACGTGGTACAACGAGGACTACCAACTGACGACCAATGAGGAAGACCAAGCGTTTGTTTCTGTTGCCGCGGCTGGAACAGCGGTGCATGCGGTCTGGACCGACGCGCGACACCTTACCGACCTCGAGGTCTATTACCGACGTGACCCCAGCGGAAGTTGGTTACAAGATTCGCCCGGTCACGGACGTCCTGCTCTTGCGCTCCATCCTAATCCATTCGTGGGTATGACACAGGTGCCGGGGCGAGAGAACGAATGTTTTGTGGCGTTCGACCTAGCTGGCAACCGAGTCGGCAGATATACTGGAGCTGGTATCGGAGCTGACTTGGGGCCTGGCGTCTACTTCCTGCGCAACACGACGGGCACTGTCGAGGCCCGTATGGTTAAGATGCGCTAG